Within the Herbaspirillum sp. RTI4 genome, the region GTAAGTGGTCAGTTAGCAAGGAGACCACGGACGTGCCTCCTGTGCCTATGGTGTAGGTATAGCCGATACCTTCAGATCCATCATCGCAAAGGAGGCGAACGATGGGTGTTTCCTGTTCGACGAATGACTGTATCGCATCGTGGCGAACTACCTTCGGCGTCAGGTTAACGAGAAAAACTTCCGCTGAGACAATGTGAACCATACGCATCTTTCAGTCATATTGAAGAGCTACTGCTGGCGACGGGGCGTTGAAATGGCATCGACCTTGATCATCAGCAGTTCTGATCTTGATTCATTAATCAAGCATCGATCAACGCCGGTTCCCAACTACGGGTGGGGGTTGTCGCGGCTTGCGCAGATTGACGGAAAATAATTTACCAATGAAATGATATACCTACTTATAAAATTTAAATGACATATTTTCTTATTTAATTCCATCTTGAACTGCAAGCCTAGTTAGGCTGTCGCATAAAAAATTACTCGTCATCGATAAGTTGATTGGCTGAATAATTGCCTACGGATGGGGTTAAATCTCAATTTTAGATCTGATGCTATGCGAGAATTCTAGAAATGGAGACAACGCTGCTAACGTGAAAATATAATGAAAACTATTTTTATTGATAAAATTAAAAAGGCGCTATATACTCGTTTCATGGATGTGTCCTGGTGGCAATAATGACCTTCCGGAAAACCACGAATGAGGTAGAAGCAAGCATGAACTCGCAAACTATTTTGTTGGCCCCCGAAGATAACTGCGTGGTTGCCACTACGAACCTGGAGCAGGGAGCGCATCTGGAACTGGATGGTGACGTGGTGGTGGTGTCTGTCTCGGTCACGTTGGGTCACAAGCTGACGCGCCGGGCGCTGTGGGCGGGGGAGAGAGTCATCAAATACGGTGCGGTGATCGGTCATGTCACTGAAGATGTCGCCAAAGGTGTGCATCTCCACACACATAATATGGTCAGCGATTACATCCCGACTTATACGCTCGATAGCGGTAAAAGTTTCGTACAGCATGACCATTAAAAAGGAAGAAACTGAGGTGATCACATCGGCGAACACACTCCGTGGTTATTTGCGTGATGATGGCCGCAAGGGCATACGCAATGTGGTCGCGGTCGCTTATCTGGTCGAATGTGCGCATCATGTGGCGAGCGAAGTTGTACTGGAATTCCGCAAGATGAGCGAGCCATCTTTGTGCGTACATCTGATCGGCTTTCCCGGTTGTTATCCGAATGTCTATGCCGAACAAATGATGGAGCGTTTGCTGACGCATCCGAATGTCGGTGCCGTGCTGCTGGTATCGCTTGGCTGTGAGAGTATGAACAAGCGTCATCTGGAGCAAGCAGTGCGCGCATCAGGCAGGCCCGTGCACACCTTGACCATCCAAGAGACCGGCGGTACCCGGAGCACGATTGCCAAAGGCGTCGAATGGGTGCAATGGGCCTTAGCGAGTCTGCGACTGCAAAAAACAGTGACTATGGCCTTGTCTGAATTAGTGGTCGGCACGATTTGCGGCGGCTCGGACGGTACTTCCGGCATCACTGCCAATCCCGCCATCGGTCGTGCTTTCGATCTGCTGATAGAGCAGGGTTCAGTCTGCATTTTTGAAGAAACTGGCGAACTCGTCGGTTGCGAATTTCATATGCAGAAGCGCGCCGTGACTCCAGAACTCGGGGAAGAAATCGTCAAGTGTGTTGCCAAGGCGGCGCGCTATTACAGCATCATGGGCCATGGTAGTTTCGCCGTCGGCAATGCCGAGGGTGGCTTAACCACACAGGAAGAAAAGTCCATGGGCGCCTACGCCAAAAGTGGCAGGTCGCCCATCGATGGCATCATCAAACCGGGTTATGTTTCCACTCCGGAAGGCAAAAACGGAGGTTTGTATTTGCTGGACGTGGTGCCGGATGGCGAGCCGCGTTTCGGTTTTCCGAATATTGCCGACAACGCCGAAATTGTTGAGCTGATCGCTTGTGGATCACATGTCATTCTGTTTTCCACCGGCCGCGGTTCGGTTGTCGGCTCAGCGATTTCGCCGGTGATCAAAGTCTGCGCCAATACCGAGACCTACAAAAAAATGACCGATGACATGGACATCAATGCCGGTCGGATTCTGGATGGTGAGGGCACGCTGGAAGAAGTCGGGCAAGAGATTTTTGATTTGGTGCAACAAGTGTCCAGAGGGATTAAAAGTAAGTCCGAAGATCTTGGTCATCAGGAATTTATTCTAACTTACAAATCCTTCGATCCGGTCGGCCCTTCCTGCTTGCCTGCAGGTACGCGCATGCGGAGCTTGAACAGCGCCTAGCGTCCACGAACACCAGTTAAAAAAATAATATCAGGAAGTTTGAGGAGAGTATTTCATGGCGTCAGTCAGCATCAATCAGATATACAAATCGTATGGCAGCACGCCTATTCTGAAAGGCATCAATTTCGAGATCGCCAATGGTGAATTTGTGGTCTTGGTTGGTCCTTCCGGTTGTGGAAAATCAACCTTGTTGCGCATGATCGCTGGCCTGGAAGAAGTCAATCAGGGCGAAGTGAAAATCGATAATCAGGTCGTCAATACGCTGGCACCGAAAGATCGCGATATCGCCATGGTGTTCCAGAACTATGCGCTGTATCCGCACATGTCAGTGCAGGATAATATGAGCTTTTCCTTGCGTCTGGCCAAGCGTCCGGCGGCGGAAATCGAAGCACGCACCAAGGCCGCAGCGGATATTTTGGGATTAGATCAATTGCTGCTCCGCTTTCCCCGGGAGTTGTCAGGCGGTCAGCGTCAGCGTGTAGCGATGGGGCGTGCCATCGTTCGCGATCCTAAAGTATTTTTGTTCGATGAGCCGTTGTCGAATCTCGATGCCAAGCTCCGCGTACAAATGCGCACTGAGATCAAAGCGCTGCATCAGCGCCTAAAAACCACCTCTGTTTATGTCACCCACGATCAAATCGAGGCGATGACCATGGCGGACAAAATTGTCATTATGCATGACGGGATGGTTGAGCAAATGGGCGCACCGCTGGACGTCTATGACAACCCGGAAAATCTGTTCGTTGCTGGTTTTATCGGTTCTCCTGCGATGAATTTTTTGCGCGGAACCTACCGACAAAAAGGCGATGCGGCCTGGGTCGAATTCGTCGACGGCGGAAAATTGGCCGCTCCCGTTAGCGATATTCACGATGGCCATGCTGTGATCTTCGGCATGCGTCCTGAGCATCTCAGTCTGGCGAATGGCAGCGTTGGGTTGAGCTGCAAAGTCAATGTCGTTGAGACCACCGGCGCGACGACTGAATTATTTTGTCTGCATGGCAAAACTGAAATTTGCGTAATTTTTCATGACCGGCATCACTTCGTTTCTGGCGAGACAGTAACGCTGGTACCGAAATCCGGTCGCGTCTATTTGTTCGATGTGGAAACTCAACAGCGTTTACGTTAAGACTGAAGCACACAATGAAAACCAACGCCCGAAAACAACTCGGTAAAACCGATTTACAAACTACTGCGCTCAGCATGGGCACGGCTGGTCTGGCGGGTTTGTATCACGGGGTACCGTTTGATGATGCCATCGCTGCGCTGCAAGCCGCCTGGGATGCCGGCATGCGCTATTTCGATACCGCCCCTTATTACGGTTACGGCAAAAGTGAGCACCGGGTAGGGCATGTCTTGCGCAATTTCTTGCAGTATGCGGAACGCAGCGAATTTGTCTTGTCTACCAAGGTTGGTCGCATCCTGAAATCGCGTTCGCGTCCCGGCGCCCAGCCACGCGACATCAATGATGGCTGGAACAACCCGTTTCCTTTCGAGCCAGTGTATGACTATAGCTATAGCGGCGTCATGCGTTCGTTTGAAGACAGCTTGCAACGGCTGGGCATGGCTCACATTGATATCTTGCTGGTACACGACATCGGCAGCGCGACGCATGGCGAATTGCAAGCGCAGTACTGGCAGCAATTGACGGGTGGAGGCGGCTTTAGGGCGCTGGATGAATTGCGCCGCAGCGGTACGATCAGCGCGGTCGGACTGGGGGTGAACGAAACCGACGTCGTCATGGCGGCGATGCAGGAATTCGATCTTGATTGCTGTTTGCTGGCGGGGCGTTACACCTTGCTGGAGCAACAGGCATTAGATCAATTCATGCCGGAATGTAGCCAACGCAAGGTCTCAATTCTGCTCGGCGGGATCTTTAATTCCGGCATTCTCGCCAAAGGCATGAGTGACAGCAAGGGGCTTACCTACAACTATGGCCCGGTCCCGCCAGCGGTGATCTCGCGTGTGAAGCAACTTGACGCAGTGTGCCTCGAATTCGATGTCTCTTTAGCGGCAGCCGCTCTTCAATTCCCCTATGCCCACCCACAAGTGGCAAGCATCATTGCCGGGGGGCGCAATGCGCAGGAAGTCAATGAAAATACGCGATCTTTCAGACAATTAATTCCAGATGAATTCTGGCATGCATTGCAGTCCCGCGGACTCTTGCATGCTGCTGCTCCACTACCTGTGGGCAAAAAATGAATGATGTCCCGATGACAACATGGCGCATCGATGCGCATCAACATTACTGGACAACGCAACGTAGCGACTACGGCTGGCTGACACCCGCATTACCTACGCTTTACCAGGATTTTCAACCGAACGATCTGGCGCCCTTGCTGCATCAATATGGCATAGACAAATCTATCGTAGTGCAAGCGGCTGCTAGCGTGGCAGAAACAGAATACTTGCTTACCTTGGCGGACACGAATGACTCCATTGCCGCGGTAGTTGGCTGGGTCGATATGCTGGCCGACGATGCGTCTGCAACGATTAGTCAGTTCGCGCAGCACAAGAAATTCAAGGCTCTGCGTCCCATGCTGCAAGACTTGCCGCAGGATGATTGGATCAGTATGGCCGCACATCAAACCGCGCTGGACTCCGTAGTGCAAGTCATGCTGGAACATGAACTGGTTTTCGATGCGCTGGTGCAGCCACGTCATCTCAGTCCTCTGCACTTATTCGCACAACGCCATCCCTTGTTGCCGATTGTGATTAATCATGCCGGCAAACCCAACATTGCGGAAAGCGCCTGGCAACCCTGGTCAACGCAAATGGCTGCACTGGCCTGTCTGCCTAATGTGAGGTGCAAATTATCCGGTCTGATTACTGAAGCCAGTCCCGACTGGGTAGAGGAGCACTTACGTCCTTATGTCAATTATTTGATCCAACATTTCGGCGCAGGGCGCTTGATATGGGGCAGTGATTGGCCGGTACTTAATCTGAATGGCAGTTATGCCGATTGGTGGAACGCCAGCGAAATTTTGCTGGACGCGTTAAGTGATGCCGAACGTGAGGCGGTGTTCGGAACGAATGCCAACGCTGTTTACCGCTTAATGTTGTAGAGAGGAGTAGGGAGTGTAGTTTTATTTTTCTCAATAAAAAACATAATGGAGACACGTATGAAATTGAACTTATTGAAAGTAAGTCTGCTTGCTGCCGCCGCTATCCTGGCTTGTAGCAGTTCTCTGAGTCATGCCGATAATGAATATAAAGGCCAGACCTTACGGATCAAACTCATCGGCGGGGAGCAATATGAGACCCTTTATTCCATTATTCCAGAATGGGAAAAGAAAACCGGTGCCAAGGTGGACATCTTGTCGCGCAAGAGCCATTTCGAGTTTGACCGTGAACTTAAGCAGGATATTGCGGCCAGAAAAATAGATTACTGCGTGGCTTCAAATCACACTAACTTTGCGGCGCAGTATCCGATTTTCCGTGACCTTAACGGCATGTTTCCGGTTGCATTCATACAAAAATTCTCCGCGCCCGTCATCAAGCATTCCACCATCGACGGCAAGCTGCTAGAAATTCCGCGTCACTCCGACGTTAGCGCTTTGTACTACAACAAGCTCGTTTACAACGATCCCCAAAACAAAAAAGCCTACAAAGCCAAGTTCGGTAAGGAGTTGGCTCCACCACAAACATGGATTGAAGCGACACAGCAAGCCAAGTTTTTCTCCAAACCGCCAAAATTTTACGGTACGCAATTTCCGGGAAAAGATGAGGCGATCACCGGTCGGTTCTACGAAATGCTGGTCGCGGACGGAGGGACTTTATTCGACAAG harbors:
- a CDS encoding sugar ABC transporter substrate-binding protein, whose protein sequence is MKLNLLKVSLLAAAAILACSSSLSHADNEYKGQTLRIKLIGGEQYETLYSIIPEWEKKTGAKVDILSRKSHFEFDRELKQDIAARKIDYCVASNHTNFAAQYPIFRDLNGMFPVAFIQKFSAPVIKHSTIDGKLLEIPRHSDVSALYYNKLVYNDPQNKKAYKAKFGKELAPPQTWIEATQQAKFFSKPPKFYGTQFPGKDEAITGRFYEMLVADGGTLFDKNWNPTFNSEAGIRALNWFVDIYKAGAVPKGSPNYVWDDLGNGFASGNIAFDLDWSGWSQFFNDPKSSRIAGNVGVTRAPKGSAGVRTGWSGSHGFSITQKCENPKMAADFIMYMTSFDAQMLEAHKGLIPTRIDVQAAIQKEFEEKNKYMGEVFKVFSTAMAEDAFTPPKIAEWNELSNILWPELQKAIIGDKTAKQALDDASKKATVMMKENGMLK
- a CDS encoding aldo/keto reductase, whose translation is MKTNARKQLGKTDLQTTALSMGTAGLAGLYHGVPFDDAIAALQAAWDAGMRYFDTAPYYGYGKSEHRVGHVLRNFLQYAERSEFVLSTKVGRILKSRSRPGAQPRDINDGWNNPFPFEPVYDYSYSGVMRSFEDSLQRLGMAHIDILLVHDIGSATHGELQAQYWQQLTGGGGFRALDELRRSGTISAVGLGVNETDVVMAAMQEFDLDCCLLAGRYTLLEQQALDQFMPECSQRKVSILLGGIFNSGILAKGMSDSKGLTYNYGPVPPAVISRVKQLDAVCLEFDVSLAAAALQFPYAHPQVASIIAGGRNAQEVNENTRSFRQLIPDEFWHALQSRGLLHAAAPLPVGKK
- a CDS encoding amidohydrolase family protein — its product is MTTWRIDAHQHYWTTQRSDYGWLTPALPTLYQDFQPNDLAPLLHQYGIDKSIVVQAAASVAETEYLLTLADTNDSIAAVVGWVDMLADDASATISQFAQHKKFKALRPMLQDLPQDDWISMAAHQTALDSVVQVMLEHELVFDALVQPRHLSPLHLFAQRHPLLPIVINHAGKPNIAESAWQPWSTQMAALACLPNVRCKLSGLITEASPDWVEEHLRPYVNYLIQHFGAGRLIWGSDWPVLNLNGSYADWWNASEILLDALSDAEREAVFGTNANAVYRLML
- a CDS encoding UxaA family hydrolase, encoding MTIKKEETEVITSANTLRGYLRDDGRKGIRNVVAVAYLVECAHHVASEVVLEFRKMSEPSLCVHLIGFPGCYPNVYAEQMMERLLTHPNVGAVLLVSLGCESMNKRHLEQAVRASGRPVHTLTIQETGGTRSTIAKGVEWVQWALASLRLQKTVTMALSELVVGTICGGSDGTSGITANPAIGRAFDLLIEQGSVCIFEETGELVGCEFHMQKRAVTPELGEEIVKCVAKAARYYSIMGHGSFAVGNAEGGLTTQEEKSMGAYAKSGRSPIDGIIKPGYVSTPEGKNGGLYLLDVVPDGEPRFGFPNIADNAEIVELIACGSHVILFSTGRGSVVGSAISPVIKVCANTETYKKMTDDMDINAGRILDGEGTLEEVGQEIFDLVQQVSRGIKSKSEDLGHQEFILTYKSFDPVGPSCLPAGTRMRSLNSA
- a CDS encoding sn-glycerol-3-phosphate ABC transporter ATP-binding protein UgpC translates to MASVSINQIYKSYGSTPILKGINFEIANGEFVVLVGPSGCGKSTLLRMIAGLEEVNQGEVKIDNQVVNTLAPKDRDIAMVFQNYALYPHMSVQDNMSFSLRLAKRPAAEIEARTKAAADILGLDQLLLRFPRELSGGQRQRVAMGRAIVRDPKVFLFDEPLSNLDAKLRVQMRTEIKALHQRLKTTSVYVTHDQIEAMTMADKIVIMHDGMVEQMGAPLDVYDNPENLFVAGFIGSPAMNFLRGTYRQKGDAAWVEFVDGGKLAAPVSDIHDGHAVIFGMRPEHLSLANGSVGLSCKVNVVETTGATTELFCLHGKTEICVIFHDRHHFVSGETVTLVPKSGRVYLFDVETQQRLR
- a CDS encoding UxaA family hydrolase; its protein translation is MNSQTILLAPEDNCVVATTNLEQGAHLELDGDVVVVSVSVTLGHKLTRRALWAGERVIKYGAVIGHVTEDVAKGVHLHTHNMVSDYIPTYTLDSGKSFVQHDH